TTCGCAGAGAAGGAAGTCGGTTTCTGGCTATCTTATACACTGCCAACGTTCATGCTCTGTCTGTGTCCGCTCGTAATGTGGATGAACCGCAACAAGTATGAGCGAAGGCCTCCTGGCGGCTCCGTCCTGGGACAGGCACTTAAGACTTGGTCCCTCGCCCAGAAGGGTTGCTGGAGTATCAATCCTTTTGCAACTTGGAAGAATCTTCACCGAGATGACTTTTGGGAGAGAGTAAAGCCCTCGAACTTCAGCCACGAGACGCGACCTAAATGGATGACCTTTGACGACGCCTGGGTCGACGAGCTCAGCCGAGGATTCAATGCTTGCGCTGTCTTCTGCTGGTACCCTATTTTCTGGCTCTGCTATAATCAGAGTAAGTGTTATCACATTGTGATGAATTGTGTGAAGACTAACTGAGCTAACTAGTCAACAATAACCTCATCTCCCAGGCGGCCGTGATGCAGCGCCACGGCGTTCCCAACGACATTCTTTCGAATCTCAATCCTTTCGCGCTTTTAATATTCATCCCTCTCAATGATTTCTTCATTTACCCTGCCCTCAGAAAAGCTGGCTTCCGCTTCACCcccatcaagaagatcacgGCCGGTTTCTTCACCGGAGCTGCTGCCATGATCTGGGCTGCAGTTGTCCAGCACTACATCTACCAGAAGTCCGAGTGCGGTAAGTATGCTTCTGGTGAAGATTGCGCAGCCGTGGAAATCAATGTTTGGGCTCAAACCGGTAGTTATGTTCTCATTGCTCTCTCTGAGGTGTTTGCATCTATCACTTCTCTTGAGTATGCTTTCTCAAAGGCTCCCAAGAACATGCGTTCCATGGTCCAGGCCGTTGCTCTTTTCATGACAGCGTTCTCTGCTGCCCTCGGACAAGCTCTCGTTGGTCTTGCGGccgatcctcttcttgtttggAACTACGGTGTCGTCGCAATCCTCGCCGTCATTGCAGGAACTTGCTTCTGGCTACAATTCCGAAGCCTTGATATTCACGAAGATGATCTCAACGCTCTCCCTGAGGGCCATGCTGGTGccactgctgatgaggaggctCCGTTGGGGAGCAAGCGAGTTGATGAGTAAGACCGACAGAGGGGAACTCCTGCAGATGCTGCATTACATTAGTTTGAGGTATTTCTCAAGGTATCAAGGCTATAGGACACATCCATGAATAAACTTGATGGGTTTCTTGTAATGTGTCGTAGCAATTACAAAGTACCAGCTCTGCTCACAACGTGAAGTGTGAAGTATCCCCGCTTGTACTACCTTAGTCTAAGGGATTGCAGAAAACTTAGGACTGAATCTTAAGCAATAAAACCATTTAGATAAGTTTAAGTAAGCTAAATAAATTTAAATAAGtttaggtaagtttagtGTATTTTAAAAAGAATATTTAGAAGAGGTATAATAAGTTAGGTGGGATCTTTGACCatgtggttgttgatactAACGAATGATCTTGGATATTCTGACTACCTGAGACCTCTTTCCGAGTGAGAAGCTAGTTCAATGAAATAATTCACTCTCTATTCTACCTGAAAAAAGAAAGATCTATTCAAGATTATACCGCCATCAATGTCTGGCTTAAAGTCTTGAAAATAGGGGGTGCTCAGGGTCATGTTACTAATCCTCACTATTGGCAAGTCACCGTAGACCAAGCCTCTAAATAACCTATGGCTGGCAGTATTTATTGCTTTTGGAGTATTTGGATCC
This region of Fusarium verticillioides 7600 chromosome 3, whole genome shotgun sequence genomic DNA includes:
- a CDS encoding POT family proton-dependent oligopeptide transporter, with the protein product MAPAGDSLAEPITVAGLRAEVLDEKRASISAEKRASIATDPRPATADAGAVGPAGGVTPDGQFPTAEELDTLRRVPNKIPIKLFSIAFIELCERFSYYGSTVVFTNFIQQKLPEGSTTGADPEQPGALGMGQRASTGITTFNQFWQYFMPLLGAYIADQYWGRYKTISWALGIDIIGHIILIISAIPPVIGNQGGALGAMIVAIIVIGFGTGGFKPNVNPLIVEQLGEQYMHVKTLNSGERVIVDPAVTIERVYLWFYFCINVGALVGQVTMVFAEKEVGFWLSYTLPTFMLCLCPLVMWMNRNKYERRPPGGSVLGQALKTWSLAQKGCWSINPFATWKNLHRDDFWERVKPSNFSHETRPKWMTFDDAWVDELSRGFNACAVFCWYPIFWLCYNQINNNLISQAAVMQRHGVPNDILSNLNPFALLIFIPLNDFFIYPALRKAGFRFTPIKKITAGFFTGAAAMIWAAVVQHYIYQKSECGKYASGEDCAAVEINVWAQTGSYVLIALSEVFASITSLEYAFSKAPKNMRSMVQAVALFMTAFSAALGQALVGLAADPLLVWNYGVVAILAVIAGTCFWLQFRSLDIHEDDLNALPEGHAGATADEEAPLGSKRVDE